A stretch of DNA from Streptomyces gobiensis:
CTTGGTGATCGCGAAGCGGAAGACCGCGTAGTAGACCGCGGCGAAGCACAGACCCACCAGGACCAGCCCCAACGGCTTGGTCGCGATACCGAAGTTCAGTGCGTAGTCGATGGCGCCAGCCGAGAAGCCGAAGCCGTCCTTCATGCCGAGCGCCCAGGTCAGGGCCATGGAGACACCGGTCAGCACGGCGTGGATCGCGTACAGCACCGGCGCGATGAACATAAAGGTGAACTCGATGGGCTCGGTGACACCGGTGACGAACGCGGTGAGACCGATGGAGACCATCATGCCGCCGACCACCTTGCGGCGCTCCGGGCGGGCGCAGTGATACATGGCGAGGCAGGCTGCCGGGAGGGCGAACATCATGATGGGGAAGAAGCCGGTCATGAACTGTCCGGCCGAGGGGTCTCCGGCCAGGAAGCGTGCGATATCGCCGCTCTTGCCCTCATAGGAACCGGCCTGGAACCACGGGAAGGAGTTCAGCAGGTGGTGCATGCCGATCGGGATCAGCGCACGGTTGAAGACACCGAAGATGCCCGCGCCGACCGCGCCGGAACCGACCAGCCACTCGCCGAAGTGGTGCAGACCGCTGCCGAGCACCGGCCAGATGTAGCCAAAGACGATGCCGATGATGAGACCGGCGAAGGCCGACACAATCGGCACAAGGCGGCGGCCGCCGAAGAAGCCGAGCCAGTCCGGCAGCTTCTTGCGGTGGTAGCGCTGGTAGAGCAGGGCGACGACGATGCCCATCACGACACCGCCGAGGACACCGGCGTTGACCGGTGCGGCGACCTCGACGATCTTGCCGTCCACGACCTCCTGCTGCATCGGGAGGTTGCCGTCGGTGAAGACCTTCAGCACATTCTGGAAGACCAGATAGCCGACCACGGCAGCCAGGCCGGTGGAGCCATCCGCCTTCCTGGCGAAGCCGACGGCGATACCGACGGCGAACAGCAGCGGCATATTGTCGAGCAGAGCGCCGCCACCGGCGGCCAGGAACTCAGCGAGCTTGGTCAGGAACGCCGGGAAGCTCTCGCGGCCCAGCATGTCGTCCTGGCCGAGGCGGAGCATCAGGGCCGCCGCCGGCAGGGTGGCGATCGGCAGCATGAGGCTGCGGCCGATGCGCTGGGCGACGGCCATCGCGCCGGAGCCGCGGCCCTTCTTATCAGCTGCCGGGGCAGCGCTAGCCGTGGACATTCACTTCCTCCAGGGGGCAAGGCGCCGCCGAAGAGGTGTGAAGGGGAGAGACGGCGGCGTCTCCGTGCTGGTGGTGTGTGGTCTACACCACCTAGTGGTGTAGACCTTTGTAGCACGGTGCGGCCCGGATAAGGAACCTGCTGTTCCAGCCGCCGGATAACAATCGCGTAGAGCGGCTGGCAGCAGGTTCGGGGCGGCTGGCTCAGGGTTTGAGATTCTCGCGTTCCATCTCGGCGATCTCCTCGTCCGACTCACGGCCCGGGGTCTTGAGGTCGAACTTCCGGATCACGAATCGGAAGAGGATGTAGTAGATCACCG
This window harbors:
- a CDS encoding PTS transporter subunit EIIC, producing MSTASAAPAADKKGRGSGAMAVAQRIGRSLMLPIATLPAAALMLRLGQDDMLGRESFPAFLTKLAEFLAAGGGALLDNMPLLFAVGIAVGFARKADGSTGLAAVVGYLVFQNVLKVFTDGNLPMQQEVVDGKIVEVAAPVNAGVLGGVVMGIVVALLYQRYHRKKLPDWLGFFGGRRLVPIVSAFAGLIIGIVFGYIWPVLGSGLHHFGEWLVGSGAVGAGIFGVFNRALIPIGMHHLLNSFPWFQAGSYEGKSGDIARFLAGDPSAGQFMTGFFPIMMFALPAACLAMYHCARPERRKVVGGMMVSIGLTAFVTGVTEPIEFTFMFIAPVLYAIHAVLTGVSMALTWALGMKDGFGFSAGAIDYALNFGIATKPLGLVLVGLCFAAVYYAVFRFAITKFNLPTPGRESDEEIAEMEKTNYKP